tcaaatagttttgaagtatccaaaataccaagtctttaactaagaacacacttgaatgataactctttaatcaatggcaaaagaaaaactttctcaagtaatgaacttgtcaaaaacactctttatatgtatatgaaaactcaatatcaatgttctctaatgatattcaataacagatgatgatacGAGATACTTGTGAAAACACTAAATGGATAAACTAAACTTTAATACCacgttgaaatcaagatgtgtaaataaattccctttgattttttgcgttgatttgcccaaacttgactAGTATGAactagagtgcaggcaatcgtatagctatatgctcaagtttctcaatttctttcaaaaataatgttctcttttttttctctttgatcTTAGCcaacgtactagggtttagatgttcaatatataggtgtattacccttagaatcaatctcaaccattggatcaaaaaatatctcgcgagttctcttattaaaaattaaaatttaagttttccTGCAAGTTTAGACAACTAAGgtcaaaggcccagacgactaaagttccttaaagtttCGAAAAAtcaacctggacacagggtcaaacgactgaagtttggggttcagacAAGTGAAGTATtgggttcaaacgactgaagtctgagttcagtcttctgagatgcttctgtcaggttctgtgtttcaccataaattcttcggACGATTGAACttatctttggtcttctgaagttgcaacttcaaacgactgaacgttgagttcggtcttctgaaattcctaatttctgcatttttttctttccaattcaaaaatctgttttgctttctttcttggctgctttataaaaacattttctagggttttgaaaatatttctaagtccatgaatgccccctaatgatgttcatgaaatgcatgaatcctaaggtcattctagattatgatttgagcctcaaattaaattatatgaaaatgtaaatacatgaattctaagtactcattcccatgacgctcttgaacttgttgcttgcatatTCATTCTTGTAgtctttaagttccatggatcttgcctagatatgtatgctttgttctttttggcttccatgacttgttatccttccatgcatgcttaatatagttcatgttcactatctcaatgcacatatcaaataccaagtgatttgtcattatcaaaataggattagactcgtagagtcaacaaactAGTTTTATAGTAGCAagctgattgataatattttttatcTCATTCAAATGCTCGGTAATAAGACCgtcatctttatatttcaagttcaccaaattttggaaaagaaaagtttatttgtagccgactttctatcataaagaccctcgAGTTTTTTTCACAATTCATGTGCCGAAGTTTTAGTAGAAAcgtgatgaaaaacactatcatcaatccattgccgGATAACACCAACGGTTTTCCTATTAAGCATATTTCACTCATCATCACTCATGTCTTTAGGCTTTCGACTGTCACCCTTAATAGACCCATCCAAATCTTTGCCAAATAAAAGattttgcatttttgttttccaagttatccaattgcttccattgaagctaatcatatGACAAACATTACCATTcatgatttacacaaatttaatgcgTACGAATaacacggctctgataccacttattggaaaaataattttatacgAACAATTCTCATAAGTAAAtaaatggagtaatgcaaatgataaataaaaataagacacaagaaatttaacgcgcttccctcaaatgttgaggtacgtccacggggcacGGCGATCCAAATCTACTATCACAAACAATGTTGTAGaaagtggatacaaaagacatgagtcttacaaatacacaagagtgtataaataaatGTAGTAAGATGAAGAGCCTCACCAAATATTCTAAACAAAGCTCCAAAGAGCCAACCAAAATAAGCACAATCCAAGAAATACTAATATGCTGTAAATACACAGTCGGAACAGCAGCAGTAGGTTGCTGCAGCAAAGAAGACGACTGGTGCGGCTGCTGGAGTGAGGTGCTGGAGCTGCAGACGTGAGTGAAAAACAGAAAAATAGAGCAAAAACTGAGGAGCCCCTTGCTGCtgtaagtagaaaaaaaaaaaaaagagaaaaggagaTGAAGGGGCAGCTGGTGTGCGTGGGACCTTTGGAAAAATGCAAGGTAACAGCTACCATGCTTCCTTGATAAGTCAACTCAATAAAAAAATACCTTTCCAAAACACATGGCCCAATAAAAAAATACATTTCCAAAAGGCATGGCCCGGGAAACCCTCCACATGGGTTTACCCACTCATTACAGTCTTCAATTCAAATATTGAAGCGAATCACATCTATCTCCATGCATATGGCACTCGTGAACTCATAGTCAATATGTACATATAGCTAGTAATGAAAGGTAGTGTTAGTAGGTAGCCGTCAGTCATGTGAAAATTCCAGCAGCTAGCTGCATAAATCTTCACTGATCTAGACCAGAAGgcgacctctctctctctctctctctctctctctctctctctctgctgattgaggagaaaaagaaaaatggaaggAGAGGGCCAAATGGTCTCTCTGAGATCACCTATGATTCATATTGCAGAAGAAAATGGGTTTGGATGCAATGGGAAGAGGAGGGTTGAAAAGGGTTTTAAGAGAGATGAGATTACAGAGGAAGTGAGGAGGCAACTGTGGTTGGCTCTGCCTCTCATCTCTGTTTGTCTATTACAGTACCTTTTACAGATAATATCTGTAATGGTTGTGGGTCATCTTGGGCAGTTGCCTCTCTCTGGTGCTTCCATGGCCAATGCTTTTGCATCCGTCACTGGTTTTGACTTCTTGGTGAGCTCGGCATTTAGAGAAATAGTACTTGTAATATATAACGAATGGTTTCTTATGGTTTCTTTACGTAAGATTTAGAATCTACTTGCAACATGAACACTTGAATCTACATAAATATATAACGTCGACTATTTATCTCAACTTTCTCTTTTACTTTGATATATGTGTTGGttctaattatttttttgaaacagtagccataaatattttctttctcaGATTTCTCCCCAACTTAGTGTCTTAGTGATGCATTTATAAATCATCTTATTCTTTTATCCCACTTGGTTAGCTAGGTACAAATTGTAATACACTCATCACTGATCATATACTTTTTGCATGCCCCATTATGCTCTCTCTTATCTTTATTACGAACATAAAAATGGTTAGATAAATAAGTGGAGCGCTCTTGAAAATTTAGAATGGAAGGAGAATTTCCTTTCTAGTTAATAAGTGGACCGTGGTTCATGACTGAAATTAGAATCAGATTTAGAAAAAGAATACATTGAAACCAGAAACGGAATGATAGGTCTCGAATTTGATTCAAGATAGAATCAGAATCAAAGGGTACACACTGTAGTTttgatatatgtaaatataaaaaTCAGAGTTAGAACTAATTTGTTAATTACGCTACTAcatggtataaaaaaaaattaataaattaggtatgaaataattaataatatataaattgACAAGTATACTATAATACTATTACATTTAATTCTATATTACTCAATTGATATTACTACTGATATCGTTATCTCATATAGTTTATTACAGTGCATATTACATTTTATCATATTTTGTGTTCATTATGTTTTGTTAGTATTATATATTCtgaatattatattatatcatatgcTTCCTCATTATTATATCTTGTTACTGCTAATTAAAGGAGAAAATCAATCCATGCATGTAACGAGAATCAGAGAGAGCTTTCCACAAACCAAACATTTGGAATTGATCCTAACTCCTGCTAATTCCCAAAATGCTGCCCACGTAGAAATAAAAATTAGTCAACTACTTAAGATGGCCAAAGCTACTATTCCCTTTTGGAGCACGATAAGGCAACTCATATTCAAGAATGTATTCtttaacctaaaagcttaaatcATTATAATGaagatttgaaaatatattttatcgTCTTAAGTTTCTCCTTAGGCACAAATTGTGCCCTTTAATTATGGCTTGAAGGTATAAACAAATGAAGCACACACTAATCATTTTAATTTGTGATGAAATTACAATAATCCATCAACCTAAGCGTGAAACCTGAGCTCAACAATTGAACTAATTAAAATCTTAAACCCATGTTACTTCGATTTATTGAACTAGAATTTCCAACTGACAAGAAATTTTGGAGGTTGGATACAACCTGAAAGAAGCATCAAAGCTGGATAGCATGACCAAAAAAGCTGCCTTGCCAAGGAACAAATGGAGGTTGTAATTTATAGAAGCTTGGGATAATATACAATGAGTTAGATATTCTtttctcaaaggaaaaattgttcATTGGAAGACTCATCTGGAGATTTAGTTTCATTCCCGTCATATTCCTACAAAAAAATAATTCCAATTGAATTTTTAATTGAAAACTTTTCAtcgtaaatatatatatatatatatcaaaacaacATTAAAGAAAATGTTCTCATTCTTTTTTTGTTGTTACTTTGAGCAGATTGGAATGGCAAGTGCATTGGATACCTTATGTGGGCAGTCCTATGGAGCAAAGCACTATCACATGCTGGGAGTTCATATGCAGAGAGCAATGCTTGTTCTTTCTCTTGTAAGCATACCCATTGCTGTGATATGGGCAAACACAGGATCCATTCTCACAGCCGCACACCAAGATCCCGACATTGCAAGAGAAGCCCAAGTTTATGCCCAGTACATGATCCCTTCTCTTTTTGCCTATGGCCTCCTCCAGTGCCTTGGCAGATTCTTGCAAACCCAAAAGAGTGTCTTCCCAATGATGATAAGCTCTGGTATTACCACTCTCCTTCACTTGCCTGTGTGTTGGCTTCTTGTCTTCAAATTGGGCCTTGGAATTAAAGGAGCAGCTTTGGCCAATTGCTTCTCTTACTGGGTGAATGTGCTGCTGTTGGTCCTTTATGTCAAGTTTTCCCCTTTGTGTGTAAAAACTTGGACAGGCTTTTCGAGGGATGCCCTTCGTGACACCTTCACTTTTCTTAGACTTGCTTTTCCTTCTGCTCTTATGGTCTGGTTAGTTTTGACTTTCTAATCAATTATATAGTATTGGAAAGCGGATTTTCCTTCAGGGATCTAGCTTCTTAAAAGCCAAATGCTTGGTGTCTCAGGTCATGTGTCCTGGATGCTATTTGGCTGGAGACATGATGGCGGGACACATACCCACATAAGTTCCATGATCATGTGCCTAGCCGGGATATTGCCCCAGACACATAACCTGCGATCCCTAGCACCATCTTCTCTGAAATCCCAAAATGACCCATTAACAGGTTTTTTTTAACAGTTTGGAAATGTGGTCATATGAATTGATGGTTCTCCTATCTGGTCTTCTCCCTAATCCTAAGCTGGAAAGTTCAGTGCTTTCTATCAGGTCAGTCCCAAACATAATCCATACTTCTTAAATCGTTTCTTAATTATAATGTTATATAATTTTGCTTTCAGCATATGTGTatggaataaatatatatactctgCTGCTAGCATGCTAACTAGATATGTATTTCCCAGCCTCAATACAGCTGCTGCAGTATGGATGATTGCCTTAGGACAAAGTAGTGCCGTCAGGTTTGTATTCTTAACTTCTTTTGGTTCAATTTGCCATCTTGGGAAATAATATGTTGGATTTCTAAACATTTCTCACAAAAACTTCAAGTTTCAAATACTCAGCTGAAATGTACCACAATGCAGCACAAGGGTTTCAAATGAATTAGGAGCTGGGCATCCAGAAGCGGCACAAAGGGCAGTATGGGTTGTGTTAATGATGGCCATTGCTAAGGGTATTGTGGTAGGGATAATCATGATTTTGCTGCGTGACATTTGGGGCTATGCATACAGCAATGAAACCGAGGTGGTGAGATATGTAGCAAACATGATGCCTATTCTTGCATTGTCCAATCTCCTAGATGGGGTGCAGTGTGTTCTTTCAGGTTTTTCCTAAATTCAACAACTCTAATATCTTCATCATCAACTATTTGTTAAAATATCTTCTTCACAAAAATGTGTTATGCTAATTTACCAATGTTGATTGAACTTTAGGCATTGCTAGAGGAAGTGGTTGGCAGAAAATTGGTGCAGTCATCAATCTTGGATCATACTATATAGTTGGAATACCTGCAGCTATCGTATTAGCATTTGTTCTCCATATTGGAGGAAGGGTAATATATAGTTCAGTTTCTTGTTTCTTATGgggatgtgtttttttttttttttttttttcttgtaaaatTCTAGCTATCCTTATGTAAAACTGTTTCAAACAGGGGCTGTGGTTGGGGATCATTTTGGCCCTCATCGTTCAAGTGACTTTTTTCCTTGTCATTACCTTCAGAACTAACTGGGAGCAAGAGGTAAGCATTCAGCATAGTCCTACGACTCCTACTTTATTCaacccccctctctctctccatgttcaaactcttcttcatcttctttctGTGTCTAGCTTCAATTTatctttgtttttcttctttccaGGCAAGTAAGGCTAAGGAAAGGGTTTGTGCCTATGAAATACCTGTGCACATGCAGAGTCTCAAATGACATGACCGACACTACATATACCCATGCATACGAGGGAAGTAATTACCATGTATTCACAGAGATTAAAGAAGAAGGATTAATTGGGCCCTTGTTGAGCGAGAGCAGAGAGGTTTCTTTGGGTGGTGAATTTTACTTAGCCAAAAATAGACATTGTTTTTGAGAGGTGGGAAATGAGTTAACCATATAACATTTTGGGTATGATAGGGAGAGaggtgtttttcttttttcttttttttcagaTTGGTGTGGTCAAGTTGTGATTTGAAGGTGATTGGTAGATGGGGTTATTGTATTTTTGGGTTATGGGTCTTgcattcatttccattttgtgATCCTTTTGTGCAAACATTGTTTCAATGCAATGGATGAAATAACAATTAGGAAGTGTGTAAGCGGAATTCAATTCAATACTTCTTGTtattatgtacatcccaatcttatattatataatacaatcaactattttaaacaagaaaataattcccctacagaataatatataatcttctacatttacccactttattaatttactcattattcacaaagatgcttgggattttaacactcccctcaagttggatcatagatattaatcatctccaacttgctaatgagatcatcaaagttctgtcgtGCCAATCCTTTAGTAAAGATATTTGTAGTTTGTTCCTTAGTAGGTACATAAGTTATACAGATAATTCCTTCTTCAACTTTCTCTTTGATAAATGTCGGtccttccacatgtttagtcctgtcatgttgaactggattaagAGAGATAGTGATGGTtactttgttgtcacaatagagtttgataggaaatttcactaAGAGTTGTAGTTCATCCAAGAGTTTTTGTAACCACACTCCTTCATATATTCCTTGAGCAAC
The Malania oleifera isolate guangnan ecotype guangnan chromosome 13, ASM2987363v1, whole genome shotgun sequence DNA segment above includes these coding regions:
- the LOC131146915 gene encoding protein DETOXIFICATION 16-like, whose amino-acid sequence is MEGEGQMVSLRSPMIHIAEENGFGCNGKRRVEKGFKRDEITEEVRRQLWLALPLISVCLLQYLLQIISVMVVGHLGQLPLSGASMANAFASVTGFDFLIGMASALDTLCGQSYGAKHYHMLGVHMQRAMLVLSLVSIPIAVIWANTGSILTAAHQDPDIAREAQVYAQYMIPSLFAYGLLQCLGRFLQTQKSVFPMMISSGITTLLHLPVCWLLVFKLGLGIKGAALANCFSYWVNVLLLVLYVKFSPLCVKTWTGFSRDALRDTFTFLRLAFPSALMVCLEMWSYELMVLLSGLLPNPKLESSVLSISLNTAAAVWMIALGQSSAVSTRVSNELGAGHPEAAQRAVWVVLMMAIAKGIVVGIIMILLRDIWGYAYSNETEVVRYVANMMPILALSNLLDGVQCVLSGIARGSGWQKIGAVINLGSYYIVGIPAAIVLAFVLHIGGRGLWLGIILALIVQVTFFLVITFRTNWEQEASKAKERVCAYEIPVHMQSLK